In Candidatus Poribacteria bacterium, the following proteins share a genomic window:
- a CDS encoding CRTAC1 family protein, translating to MKHILHSVTEVSNLNTHTPSPAGEVSNLTSYMLIFCCSLLFSFNTVAQPLPQFTDITHEAGIDFVHNTGAFGEKYLPETMGSGCAFIDYNTDGWQDILLVNGKDWEGAPTQKRQTMALYRNDRDGTFTDVTETAGLATPIYGMGVAVADYDNDGDPDIYISTLETDRLFQNKGDGTYVDVTEVAGVHNPGFGTSCAWFDYNKDGYLDLYVANYVEWTRENDLFCTLDGINKSYCTPESYTGQSSKLFRNRGDGTFADVSRIARIEDNTSKSLGVCIFDYNTDGLPDIFEANDTQPNKLYQNNGDGTFIESGMLAGIAYNESGVATGAMGIDAADYDRSGKESLVIGNFSNEMLNLYHNEGDFFIDDAPVAHIGNATLLTLTFACFFFDFDLDGNLDIFTANGHVETDINAIQTQVTYAQPPHLFHNDSQGKFTDAIHKVGVDLAQPMVGRGGAYGDIDNDGDWDLLVTTSNGPAHLFRNDGGNRKAWIKIQPVGQTSNRDGIGAQIRITSALGTQTHTVKSGSSYCSQSELTAIFGINDDTLIETIEVKWPNGAVSTRKNVKPNQQIRIEEF from the coding sequence ATGAAACACATACTACACTCCGTTACCGAGGTTTCTAACCTCAACACTCACACACCAAGTCCCGCTGGCGAGGTTTCTAACCTCACCTCTTATATGCTGATCTTCTGCTGCTCTCTACTTTTCTCCTTTAACACCGTTGCACAACCCTTGCCCCAATTCACCGACATCACACACGAAGCAGGCATCGACTTCGTCCATAACACGGGTGCCTTTGGCGAGAAATACCTCCCTGAAACCATGGGATCAGGATGCGCCTTCATCGACTATAACACCGACGGTTGGCAGGACATTCTACTCGTCAACGGAAAGGATTGGGAAGGCGCGCCAACTCAGAAGCGGCAAACGATGGCACTCTACCGAAACGATCGAGACGGCACCTTCACTGATGTCACCGAAACCGCAGGTCTCGCTACACCGATTTACGGTATGGGTGTCGCCGTCGCCGATTACGACAACGACGGTGATCCAGACATCTACATCAGCACCCTTGAAACCGATCGGCTCTTCCAAAACAAAGGTGATGGCACTTATGTTGACGTTACAGAAGTCGCCGGTGTTCACAACCCCGGTTTCGGCACAAGCTGCGCATGGTTCGATTACAACAAGGACGGGTACCTCGATCTCTACGTCGCCAATTACGTCGAATGGACCAGAGAGAACGATCTGTTCTGCACCCTCGACGGCATCAATAAATCCTACTGCACTCCTGAATCCTACACAGGTCAGTCCAGTAAACTTTTCAGAAATCGCGGCGACGGCACATTTGCCGATGTCTCCCGTATCGCACGGATTGAGGACAACACGAGCAAATCACTCGGTGTTTGTATCTTCGACTACAATACCGATGGCTTACCTGACATCTTTGAGGCGAACGACACGCAACCCAATAAACTCTACCAAAACAACGGCGACGGCACCTTCATCGAAAGCGGAATGCTCGCTGGAATTGCCTATAACGAAAGCGGTGTCGCAACCGGCGCGATGGGTATTGATGCCGCAGATTACGATCGTAGCGGCAAAGAGAGCCTCGTTATCGGCAACTTCTCCAACGAGATGCTCAATCTTTATCACAACGAAGGCGACTTTTTCATCGACGATGCCCCTGTCGCGCATATCGGAAATGCAACCTTACTGACACTCACCTTCGCATGCTTCTTCTTCGACTTCGATCTCGACGGTAACCTCGACATCTTCACCGCTAACGGACACGTTGAAACCGACATCAACGCCATCCAGACCCAAGTCACCTACGCGCAACCTCCGCATCTATTTCACAACGACTCCCAAGGCAAATTCACCGATGCAATTCATAAAGTCGGCGTGGATTTGGCACAACCGATGGTTGGAAGAGGTGGAGCCTATGGCGATATCGACAACGACGGCGATTGGGACCTGCTCGTTACAACCTCCAACGGACCCGCCCATCTCTTCCGAAACGACGGTGGAAACCGCAAGGCGTGGATTAAGATCCAACCCGTCGGGCAAACAAGCAACCGCGACGGCATCGGCGCGCAGATCCGCATAACCTCCGCTCTCGGAACACAGACGCACACAGTCAAGAGTGGCTCCAGTTACTGCTCACAGAGCGAACTCACCGCCATCTTCGGCATAAACGACGATACCCTTATCGAAACAATCGAAGTGAAGTGGCCCAACGGTGCCGTCAGCACACGCAAAAATGTCAAACCCAACCAACAGATTCGCATTGAGGAATTTTAA